The following proteins are encoded in a genomic region of Oceanisphaera profunda:
- the waaA gene encoding lipid IV(A) 3-deoxy-D-manno-octulosonic acid transferase, protein MIYRLLYNLLIHLFSPILLAILYWPKKGKPGFGQRWPEHLGLVPASRQQNPIWLHAVSVGEIIAATPLIKAIKAEQPDLPILVTTTTRTGADLAEKLGDLIEHRYAPLDFPWAVALFLRRMQPRALLIMETELWPNWLHACAKRQLPVMVLNARLSARSANRYKRFHAIFRLLSKNIHHIACQYPADAQRFSDLGVANDKLSVTGSIKFDIDYSAKVRQQGQQLRQQLGCERPIWIAASTHEGEDEQILAAHKQLLTKLPNALLVLVPRHPQRFAQVAELVRQQSLTLVRRTQTTLVIDSQVYLGDTMGELPIMLAAADITFVGGSLIPRGGHNLLEPAALAKPVLTGPSIFNFTDIYQKLLEQNALITVSDTTVLADILITLFTDKPRRLQLGNSALDVVNENKGAINKTLQCMQNFI, encoded by the coding sequence ATGATTTATCGCTTATTATATAATCTGTTAATTCACCTTTTCAGCCCAATTTTATTGGCAATACTGTATTGGCCTAAAAAAGGTAAACCTGGGTTTGGTCAGCGCTGGCCCGAGCACTTAGGGTTAGTGCCCGCCTCCAGACAACAAAATCCTATTTGGCTACACGCGGTGAGTGTGGGCGAAATCATCGCCGCTACCCCGCTAATCAAAGCCATTAAAGCCGAGCAGCCAGACTTGCCCATTCTCGTCACTACCACTACGCGCACCGGTGCTGATTTAGCCGAAAAGCTAGGTGATTTAATCGAACATCGCTATGCGCCGTTAGACTTTCCTTGGGCGGTGGCACTGTTTTTGCGGCGCATGCAGCCACGCGCGCTACTGATTATGGAAACTGAGCTCTGGCCTAATTGGCTACACGCATGTGCCAAGCGGCAATTGCCAGTTATGGTGTTAAATGCGCGGCTGTCGGCGCGTTCTGCTAATCGATATAAGCGTTTCCACGCTATTTTTCGACTATTATCCAAGAACATCCACCACATCGCCTGCCAATATCCCGCAGATGCCCAGCGCTTTTCTGATCTAGGCGTGGCCAACGACAAGCTGAGTGTAACTGGCTCCATTAAGTTTGATATTGATTACAGTGCGAAGGTACGCCAGCAGGGGCAACAACTGCGCCAACAGCTCGGCTGTGAGCGGCCAATTTGGATTGCGGCTTCCACCCATGAGGGAGAAGATGAACAAATACTGGCGGCCCATAAACAACTATTAACCAAGTTACCCAATGCGTTATTGGTCTTGGTACCTCGCCATCCGCAGCGTTTCGCTCAAGTGGCGGAATTAGTAAGGCAGCAAAGTTTAACGTTAGTTCGCCGCACTCAGACCACGCTCGTTATTGATAGTCAGGTCTATTTGGGTGATACCATGGGCGAGTTACCTATCATGTTAGCAGCCGCTGATATCACCTTTGTGGGAGGCAGCTTAATACCACGCGGTGGGCATAATTTACTGGAGCCTGCTGCATTAGCTAAACCGGTACTTACCGGCCCTTCGATATTTAACTTCACAGATATTTATCAAAAACTGCTTGAGCAGAATGCGCTGATCACGGTAAGCGACACTACCGTATTAGCCGACATCCTAATAACATTATTTACGGATAAGCCCCGCCGCCTACAGTTAGGCAACAGTGCCCTTGATGTGGTAAACGAGAATAAAGGAGCCATTAATAAAACACTGCAATGTATGCAAAATTTTATCTAA
- a CDS encoding 3-deoxy-D-manno-octulosonic acid kinase — protein sequence MERIEHGSEIIWYDPECFDSFQRDFFEIDYWREQDAICGKAVGRNTTWFVKDAVCDKVLRHYYRGGMIGRVMEDTFLHVAESKSRAMAEFTVLAKLYRRGLPVPRPCAARMVRSNLVYRADIILSLVENSLDLVAVLKERALTKEEWQAVGKTIRRFHDAGLYHADLNSHNILLDADGKVWLIDFDKCHFRQPNTWTRENMDRLLRSFRKEKGLHPDFHWQEADWRTLLNSYKAK from the coding sequence GTGGAGCGCATTGAGCACGGTTCAGAAATTATCTGGTATGACCCGGAATGTTTCGACTCATTTCAGCGTGATTTTTTTGAGATCGACTACTGGCGAGAACAAGACGCCATTTGTGGTAAAGCCGTGGGCCGTAACACCACTTGGTTTGTAAAAGATGCGGTGTGCGACAAGGTACTGCGCCATTATTACCGCGGCGGCATGATAGGACGAGTGATGGAAGATACCTTCTTGCACGTCGCCGAGTCTAAAAGTCGTGCCATGGCCGAATTTACCGTATTGGCTAAATTATATCGCCGTGGCTTACCCGTCCCTCGCCCTTGTGCTGCCCGCATGGTGCGCTCCAATTTAGTTTATCGCGCCGATATTATTTTAAGCTTGGTCGAAAATTCACTTGATTTAGTGGCCGTGTTAAAAGAACGCGCGTTAACCAAAGAAGAGTGGCAAGCCGTAGGCAAGACCATTCGCCGTTTTCATGATGCCGGCCTCTATCATGCAGATTTAAATAGCCACAATATCTTGCTCGATGCAGACGGCAAAGTCTGGTTAATAGATTTTGATAAATGCCATTTTCGCCAGCCCAACACTTGGACCCGCGAGAATATGGATAGACTGCTGCGCTCATTTCGCAAAGAAAAAGGCTTACATCCTGATTTTCATTGGCAAGAAGCCGATTGGCGTACCTTATTAAATAGTTATAAAGCCAAGTAA